A window from Deltaproteobacteria bacterium encodes these proteins:
- a CDS encoding ammonium transporter has product MNPTDTIFILVSSALVMFMTPGLALFYGGMARSKNVLGTIMQSFFAIGVISLVWMLWGYSLSFGPDIGGLIGGFEFLGLAGVGMEPHESIATNMPHMAFMIFQCMFAIITPALITGAFAERMKFSSFIVFIILWSTLVYAPLCHWVWGGGWMGAMGALDFAGGAVVHMSSASAALAAVLVIGRRRGYGKRSIIPHNLPMTITGAAILWFGWFGFNAGSALAADALAASAFVTTHMAASAAMISWTLGEWWLHGKPTTLGAASGAVAGLVAITPAAGFVSVGPAVIIGLVAGMACYAAVTLKPKFGYDDSLDVIGIHGIGGIWGALATGLFATTAVNPAGADGLFYGNSGQLWIQFVSVVATCVFAFVVTWIILVVIKAVMGLRVGEDQEEAGLDLSQHSETGYQP; this is encoded by the coding sequence GTGAACCCAACCGACACGATTTTCATTCTCGTTTCGTCCGCCCTGGTCATGTTCATGACCCCCGGACTGGCCCTGTTCTACGGCGGCATGGCTCGCTCCAAGAACGTCCTCGGAACCATCATGCAGAGCTTCTTCGCCATCGGGGTCATCTCGCTGGTCTGGATGCTCTGGGGCTACAGCCTGTCCTTCGGCCCGGACATCGGAGGGCTCATCGGGGGATTCGAGTTTCTCGGCCTAGCCGGCGTGGGCATGGAGCCCCACGAAAGCATCGCCACGAACATGCCTCACATGGCCTTCATGATCTTCCAATGCATGTTCGCCATCATCACTCCGGCCCTCATCACCGGCGCCTTTGCCGAACGGATGAAATTCAGTTCATTCATCGTCTTCATCATCCTCTGGTCCACCCTGGTCTACGCTCCCCTATGTCATTGGGTCTGGGGCGGCGGCTGGATGGGGGCCATGGGCGCCCTGGACTTCGCAGGCGGGGCCGTGGTCCACATGAGCTCGGCCAGCGCGGCCCTGGCCGCAGTCCTGGTCATCGGTCGTCGCCGGGGATACGGAAAACGGTCCATCATCCCTCACAACCTGCCCATGACCATCACCGGAGCGGCCATCCTCTGGTTCGGCTGGTTCGGGTTCAACGCCGGCAGCGCCCTGGCCGCCGACGCGCTGGCCGCCAGTGCCTTCGTCACCACCCACATGGCGGCCAGCGCGGCCATGATCTCCTGGACCCTGGGCGAATGGTGGCTGCACGGCAAGCCCACCACCCTGGGCGCGGCCAGCGGCGCCGTGGCCGGGCTGGTGGCCATCACCCCGGCCGCTGGGTTTGTCTCCGTTGGCCCCGCGGTCATCATCGGCCTTGTGGCCGGGATGGCCTGCTACGCCGCCGTGACCCTCAAGCCGAAGTTCGGCTATGACGACAGTCTGGACGTCATCGGCATCCATGGGATAGGCGGCATCTGGGGTGCCCTGGCCACGGGGCTCTTCGCCACCACGGCCGTGAACCCGGCCGGGGCCGACGGCCTGTTCTACGGCAACTCCGGCCAGCTCTGGATCCAATTCGTGTCCGTCGTGGCCACCTGCGTATTCGCCTTTGTCGTGACCTGGATCATTCTCGTGGTTATCAAGGCCGTCATGGGCCTGCGGGTCGGCGAAGACCAGGAAGAGGCCGGTCTGGACCTCAGTCAGCACAGCGAAACCGGCTATCAGCCCTGA
- a CDS encoding 4Fe-4S dicluster domain-containing protein encodes MNTFRHLDNVVTLDFDPSLCVGCGLCTQVCPRGVFRKAEAKAEILDRNACMECGACALNCPTRAVTVTPGTGCAALIIRQWLPWTRSTSCC; translated from the coding sequence ATGAACACCTTTCGCCATCTGGACAATGTCGTCACCCTGGACTTCGATCCCTCTCTCTGTGTTGGCTGCGGCCTGTGCACCCAAGTCTGCCCGAGAGGGGTCTTCCGGAAGGCCGAGGCCAAGGCCGAAATCCTCGACCGCAACGCCTGCATGGAATGCGGGGCCTGCGCTTTGAATTGCCCGACCCGGGCCGTGACCGTCACCCCTGGCACGGGCTGCGCGGCCCTGATCATCCGTCAATGGCTGCCTTGGACCCGATCCACGTCCTGCTGTTGA
- a CDS encoding C_GCAxxG_C_C family protein, with amino-acid sequence MTPAPPHDIRRRAEELFTSGLYCAESVLLALAESLNIKSDLIPKVATGFCSGLSRTCGPCGALTGGIMGLGLSLGRTGHARDVNSMYAATQGLVRAFESEFGSRDCRVLLGCDLGTVEGQAFFRANKLGEKCLVFTGRTAEMAAQILDETAHGSHRLPSGS; translated from the coding sequence ATGACACCTGCTCCCCCACATGATATACGCCGGAGGGCGGAAGAATTGTTCACCTCCGGCCTGTATTGCGCCGAAAGTGTCCTCCTGGCCCTTGCCGAGTCCCTGAACATCAAGTCCGACCTGATCCCCAAGGTGGCCACGGGTTTCTGTTCGGGGCTGAGCCGGACCTGCGGGCCGTGCGGAGCCCTGACCGGAGGAATCATGGGTCTGGGTCTGTCCCTGGGACGGACTGGGCATGCACGGGACGTGAACTCAATGTACGCAGCGACCCAAGGGTTGGTCAGGGCATTCGAGTCCGAGTTCGGATCCCGGGACTGCCGGGTCTTGCTTGGCTGCGACCTTGGAACTGTAGAGGGGCAGGCCTTTTTCCGCGCCAACAAGTTGGGAGAAAAATGCCTGGTCTTCACCGGCCGGACAGCGGAAATGGCCGCCCAGATATTGGACGAGACCGCCCATGGCTCCCACCGTCTTCCTTCCGGATCATAG